The nucleotide sequence CGGTGCGGCGGTCGACGTCCAAGGCGGCGGCGACGGCGGGAATGGACAGCAGGCGTGCAGGCATGGAGGAGAACCTCGAGGTGGGGATGGGCTGGGGCCGGGGAGTCAGCACCGGGGTATCGGCCGTTGCAAGGCGGTCAACCGGCCCTGTCAGGCAGTGGGATCACGTCACGGAGAATCTCCGCGCAAAGGAGCTGATCACGTGCGACTCCGTCAGGCGAGGCCCGCCAGCGCAGGAGAGAATGACCAGGTGGCGTCCGCGCTCTGGCTGTGCGCCAGAGCGCGGTGCAAGAATCACGACCTGGGCAAATCCGGAAGAGCCGTGGCTTCGGCCAGACGGTCCCAGTCGATTTTGACCTTCTCGGTGCGGAAGCAGTGCTGGTAGCGCAACCCCAGCCAGTTCGGGGTGACACCGGCCCACTCGGCAACTGCGAAGGACGAGATGCCCATCCTCAGCCACTTCACCAGGCAGGACTCACGGAGAATCGAGATCGGCTCCCCCAGACGCCACGAGTACAGCTCGTCCCGCGAAAGGACGGCCTGCTGGGCCTGCTCCCAGACCCGCTTGTAGACGGAAGGCGAGAGCGCCCCACCTCCCATACCGGGAAAGAGCAGGTCGTCCTCCTGTAGACCAGCGTCGCTGATCCACCCACGCAGGAACTCCACGGCCTGCGGCTGGAGCGGAATTTCCCTTGCCACACCTTTGTGACGGGCTGTCAACTTACCCAGGTCGCCCTCCGGGAGCACCACGTCGCTCACTCGCAGGGCGCGAGCCTCACCCGGTCGCAGAGCCTGCTCGGCCACGATGCGCATGAAGGGGTGCACCGAGCGATGGGCACCCGCATGCCCGCGCATCCACTCGAGCAGCGATCGAACCTGCTCCTCGGAATACAACCATTCCTCGTCCATGACCTCGACATACATAGCTCTGAACTCCTCGGGGAAACAACAGAATGCGTCACGCCGGGATCAGCGCGACAGGTTCAATGGTCTGCGGAATCGCCGGTTTGGCTAACCGGCGATCGTCGGCTATGTTTCGCCCGACACAGCGCTCACGGCATCCAGGCGCATGCGGAACAGCAGGGCGTAGCCGCGCTTCTCCGGACCGCTCTAGGTTTGCTTGCTTCGCCGCGTCATTCCAGTCCGTTGCACCCTCAATGTGTCTGCCGTCGGCGAATCAGAACGCCCCAGCATCACGCAGGAGCGCCGCTACCGGCGCGCTCGCCTGGCGGTCGACGCCAGAGAACAGAGCAGGCTTCTTCTAAGCGCCTGCCCTGTTGTCAGCGGTGGCAGCCAGCAATCACTGGTCTCGACGACGGCCGAACGCTCAGCCGACGCCGACAGGGACTCGAAGTTTCGTGCAAGAGAGCCGTCCAGCAGCCTCGTAGACACGCGGGAGGACCCCTACGAGGCAATGCCCAACTCTGGAAGATCCCGTCCGCCGAACAGGTCGTCGAAGCGGCGGGCTCCTTGCGTAGAAATCAGAAAGTACGGGGCCCCGGAGCCGACAACGCTGTGCGGCCCTTGCTGCCCCGCGATGAGGACATCATGTGGCGCCCACACGTCGAGCCCATCGAACACGTAGTAGACCGGGAGACTGGTCCAGGCAATGAGCTGCAAGTGCGCCAGAACTGCTGAGCGTTCAACGGCATGACGCCCTGTTCGCTGGCTGGTCATCCCACCCTTACAGTCGATCAGCACCAGGTCCCGTGCCTTCGCCGCAATGAGATCCGGAAACCAGCGAATGGAGCTGTCCGTTCTCCGGAGCGCGCATTGGAGCGCCCGGCTCAGTAGACCCTGCCCCCAGAAATCCACTTCCCATCCTCGCCCGATGAGTTGCTCGGCGACGTGCCGCTCGTGCGCATCGCCTATCGCTTTCCGCTGCTGGAAGCTCGCCATGAATGCAGTGTGACCCGCCGAGCGAAGTAGGTAACTCTCCGTGGATCAAACCAGGCCAGTCCCACTCTGTCTCAGTAGTTCTCACTGTGTTCGCGCCAGTCCGTGGACGTCCGGCAACGTCCGCAGACGCTCTCCTCAACTTGGCCGAAATGCAACGGAAAAGGCCGCCTATCGACCGCTCCCGATGCAAGAGGAAGCCGTCGCTCTGCGCCCGTGGCACTTCCGTACGCCCCCAGAGCGTTCGAAACTGCGACAACGGCCGATCCTCACACACACAGCCGCGACTACATGTGGACGGTGGGGTCTCAACTCGCCGGAGCGGAGCCAACACTGTAGTTGCTTCGCGATCTGGTGCATTGCCAGTGCCCACTCACTCCGCAACGACGGCATCCGGCTCAGAAATCACCCACTACGGAAGCTGGACGGCGTGCCTGGCCGTTCGCCCTCCCTGACACCTTGACGACGCCTTCATAAAGAGAGCTGGACGTGCACACCCAGCCAGCCAACCGCCTTCAAGTCACGGACGAGCCACTCATAGGCAAGCTCAGTCGCCGGGCGGGATGAGCCAGTGGACAGTTCGCGATCTACGTAGTAGGGCCGATGGAAGTTCGTCTTGGAACCGACCGGCCCACCGGGGAACGGCGAGGTAGGGCCGAACCCCGGCTCGGTCCACAGGTCCAGGTCCACCTCAGGTGGGTCATTGCGGCGCCCTGCGGCCTTGGGACGGAGGGTATGGATCAAGCCGCTGTGCGACCCGTCCGTGTCGTCCTCCGGCATGACCACCATGCCTTCGGCGCTCACGGGCAGGGCGCTGTACAGGCCCAGCGCAGGGGCGAGGGACGGGAAGTTCAGTTCGACCAGCTGTCGGTAGCCGATGAGGGCGTCTCGCAGAATCTGTCTGGTGATCCTCAGCGTCAGCAACGGGGAGTACCCCTGCCACATCCGTCCACGCCGCGGGATTTCCTGATCCGGTTCGCCGTACGGTCTGCGCAGCACCTCGTCGGTAACACCGGCCAGCTGGGAGTGCATCCACCGGATGTCCGCCGAGTCGTAGGTGTAGCCAGCAACTTGATGGGTGTACCGCACGGATGTCCGCACGTGCTCCATCATCGCCTCGACTCGCCGGCGCACTTCAGGCACAGAGACGCCATCGCGGGGCACGTTTCCCTGGCGGAGTCGCTGCGCAAGGTGCCACAGCCGCTCATGGGCCAACGGAGAATCCGGCGGCACCAGAAGAGCACCACGTCGGACTACACGCTCAAGGGGCTCGCGGATCCGACCGCGGGCCCACT is from Streptomyces sp. NBC_01314 and encodes:
- a CDS encoding tyrosine-type recombinase/integrase, encoding MYVEVMDEEWLYSEEQVRSLLEWMRGHAGAHRSVHPFMRIVAEQALRPGEARALRVSDVVLPEGDLGKLTARHKGVAREIPLQPQAVEFLRGWISDAGLQEDDLLFPGMGGGALSPSVYKRVWEQAQQAVLSRDELYSWRLGEPISILRESCLVKWLRMGISSFAVAEWAGVTPNWLGLRYQHCFRTEKVKIDWDRLAEATALPDLPRS